The Litorilinea aerophila genome has a window encoding:
- a CDS encoding nucleotidyltransferase domain-containing protein, which translates to MSASGVPFKQNGEMRLLLSCARPGPVEQQAACIRACLQDAVDWSLLCHLAQHHHVVPLLSRGLQTAAPQAVPAAVRRWLDEQMHVSIQSSLHLTRELLQLLARFQQRNIQVLPYKGPVLATSLYGDLSLRPFGDLDLLVRDQDVLQALDVLLAAGYQILRPAAVATGERPLQMKRVCHLVSRSSWAYQLVLWQPARQVLVELHWRPLPRYVFPASPQFLWEDLDAVSLGNEVLLTFSLENLLWFLCVHGAKHRWQRLSWICDLAHLLEARPDLDWSKLMARARALGTQRRLCLGIFLAHSLFQVPLPRPVEHQMGSRADLGSLARPVMAGLLDGAGQDEDLLHPAAVAFQVRVMERLADRGRYLLHLARKVAPGAVADWARTVRHASL; encoded by the coding sequence ATGTCGGCATCCGGGGTGCCTTTCAAGCAGAACGGTGAGATGCGACTCCTGCTGTCCTGTGCTCGTCCAGGACCGGTCGAGCAGCAGGCAGCGTGTATTCGCGCCTGCCTGCAGGATGCCGTCGATTGGTCCCTTCTCTGCCATCTTGCCCAGCACCACCATGTGGTTCCGTTGCTTTCTCGCGGCTTGCAAACGGCAGCTCCCCAGGCCGTGCCGGCGGCGGTGCGCCGCTGGCTGGACGAACAGATGCACGTCAGCATCCAGAGCAGCCTCCACCTGACCCGGGAATTGCTGCAATTGCTGGCCCGGTTCCAGCAACGCAACATTCAGGTGCTCCCCTACAAGGGGCCTGTGCTGGCCACAAGTCTATACGGCGACCTTTCCCTGCGCCCCTTTGGGGACCTGGATCTGCTGGTGCGGGATCAGGATGTGCTACAGGCGCTGGACGTGCTCCTTGCGGCCGGCTACCAGATTCTGCGGCCGGCCGCCGTGGCCACTGGGGAACGGCCACTTCAGATGAAGCGGGTCTGCCATCTGGTCTCCCGCTCCTCGTGGGCCTATCAGCTGGTGCTCTGGCAGCCGGCTCGCCAGGTCCTGGTGGAGCTGCATTGGCGGCCCCTGCCCCGCTATGTCTTCCCGGCCAGCCCCCAGTTCCTGTGGGAAGACCTGGACGCTGTGTCCTTGGGGAATGAGGTGCTTCTCACCTTTTCCCTGGAAAACCTGCTCTGGTTCCTTTGCGTCCACGGGGCCAAACACCGCTGGCAGCGGCTTTCCTGGATCTGTGACCTGGCGCACCTGCTTGAAGCCCGCCCGGATCTGGATTGGTCCAAATTGATGGCCCGGGCCAGGGCATTGGGCACCCAACGCCGCCTCTGTTTGGGGATCTTCCTGGCCCATAGCCTGTTCCAGGTGCCTTTGCCCCGACCCGTGGAGCATCAGATGGGAAGCCGGGCCGATTTGGGCTCCCTGGCCCGGCCGGTAATGGCCGGCCTGCTGGACGGTGCGGGCCAGGACGAGGATCTGTTGCATCCAGCCGCCGTTGCCTTCCAGGTGCGGGTCATGGAGCGGCTGGCCGATCGGGGACGCTACCTGTTACACCTGGCGAGAAAGGTGGCGCCCGGGGCCGTGGCCGATTGGGCCAGGACGGTCCGTCACGCTTCCCTGTAA
- a CDS encoding ABC transporter ATP-binding protein yields the protein MPGSTPTTAIHPNEGPPAARQPLLSVQDVHTWFELRRWGFGHAGYVRAVDGVSFELDAGETIAIVGESGCGKSSLMKTILGLHRPTKGDIFFDGRSLNSLDRAGWRWYRSQVGYVQQDPFGALPPFMSVRRILEEPLIVNGITEQAERRRRVAEVMEEVRLLPVGDFVNKFPHQLSGGQQQRVVIARAMILRPRLIVADEPVSMLDASVRVEILRLMESLQVAHNIAVIYITHDLSTVRYFSQRIFVMYAGQLVEHAAVDDLLAAPQHPYTQALLAAIPDPDPHNATVLREVPPGEPPSLVRPPRGCRFHPRCPHVIAGLCEVQDPPYFEPRPQHYTKCWLYA from the coding sequence ATGCCAGGGTCCACGCCAACGACCGCCATCCATCCCAATGAAGGGCCGCCGGCCGCGCGACAGCCGCTGCTCTCGGTGCAGGATGTACACACCTGGTTCGAGCTGCGGCGCTGGGGTTTTGGCCACGCGGGCTATGTGCGTGCGGTGGATGGCGTGAGCTTCGAGCTGGACGCGGGGGAGACCATCGCCATCGTGGGTGAGAGCGGCTGCGGCAAATCCAGCCTCATGAAAACCATCCTGGGGCTTCATCGCCCGACGAAGGGGGATATCTTCTTCGATGGCCGCAGCCTCAACAGCCTGGACCGGGCCGGCTGGCGCTGGTACCGATCCCAGGTGGGCTATGTCCAGCAGGACCCCTTTGGCGCGCTGCCGCCCTTCATGTCCGTGCGCCGTATCCTGGAGGAGCCCCTGATCGTCAATGGCATCACCGAACAGGCGGAGCGACGCCGGCGGGTGGCCGAGGTGATGGAGGAGGTACGCCTGTTGCCGGTGGGCGATTTTGTGAACAAATTTCCCCACCAGCTCAGCGGCGGGCAGCAACAGCGGGTGGTCATTGCCCGGGCCATGATCCTGCGGCCCCGGCTCATTGTGGCCGATGAGCCGGTCTCCATGTTGGATGCGTCGGTGCGGGTGGAGATCTTGCGGCTGATGGAGAGCCTGCAGGTGGCCCACAACATTGCGGTCATCTACATCACCCACGACCTCTCCACGGTCCGCTATTTCTCCCAGCGCATTTTCGTGATGTATGCAGGCCAGCTGGTGGAGCACGCGGCGGTGGATGACCTGCTGGCTGCGCCCCAACACCCATACACCCAGGCGTTGCTGGCGGCCATTCCGGACCCTGATCCTCACAACGCCACCGTGCTGCGGGAAGTGCCGCCAGGCGAGCCGCCCAGCCTGGTGCGACCGCCCCGGGGCTGCCGCTTTCACCCCCGCTGTCCCCACGTCATCGCCGGCCTGTGCGAGGTACAGGATCCCCCGTACTTTGAGCCGAGGCCCCAGCACTACACCAAGTGCTGGCTGTACGCATGA
- a CDS encoding lasso peptide biosynthesis B2 protein, with translation MLALLALAGVRVALRRLPLDRVQGGLAALAGRFGRFLPQPPPPPTRIAEAIRLAARYLPGSTCLPQALAAHFLLSLYGHAARFHIGVARREDGRFEAHAWVADDSGVLVGDLPDLGRYVLLSSVDREGYVGIRGAFQAER, from the coding sequence GTGCTGGCACTGCTGGCGCTGGCCGGTGTGCGGGTAGCCCTTCGCCGCCTCCCCCTGGATCGCGTCCAGGGGGGATTGGCCGCTCTGGCTGGCCGCTTTGGCCGCTTTCTCCCCCAGCCGCCGCCACCGCCAACTCGCATCGCCGAAGCCATCCGCCTGGCTGCTCGCTACTTGCCCGGCAGCACCTGCCTGCCCCAGGCCCTGGCTGCCCATTTTCTGCTTTCGCTCTATGGACACGCCGCCCGGTTCCACATCGGCGTGGCTCGGAGGGAGGATGGGCGCTTCGAAGCCCATGCCTGGGTGGCGGATGACAGCGGTGTGCTGGTGGGCGACCTGCCCGATCTGGGGCGTTACGTATTGCTGTCTTCGGTAGACAGGGAGGGATATGTCGGCATCCGGGGTGCCTTTCAAGCAGAACGGTGA
- a CDS encoding ABC transporter ATP-binding protein produces MRDHLALARARLALALAQWPYLLRTLGMVWTAARPWTLAWIGLLILQGILPVATVYLTRALVDNLVLALENQAGWMAYGTVLPLAGGLVGVLLLTRLLAYGADFVRTAQAELVTDHVSALIHDQSMAVDLSFYERAEYYDRLYRAQYHALERPLILLESLGAVLQNGLTLVAMAAVLLPYGVGLPVALVASSLPALYVLLEHRYRFHCWRLKNTENERRTWYYNWLLTDREPAAELRMFDLGPHFQSRFQSLRRQLRNERIRLAWDQGKAEAVAGTGSLLIMGGALAWMLWKVMQGLFSLGDLALFAQAFQQGQRLMGTLFESLGDIYSNSLFLSDLFSFLALKPAVADPEKPVAVPTPLRQGIRFDGVTFRYPGSARAALKNFHLEIPAGQIVAIVGANGAGKSTLIRLLCRFYDPDPGRILLDDVDLRCFRLQELRRQITVLFQEPIRYQDTARENIVLGDRLAVNGFPAVQAAARAAGADSFIAGLPHGYETLLGRWFKEGCELSGGEWQRLALARAYWRLAPILVLDEPTSAMDPWAEHDWLQRFRRLAAGRTVLMITHRFTTAMYADMIHVMEAGQVVESGSHDQLLAQGGRYARSWRQQMQGVSDLKPAGPGALDMVAGI; encoded by the coding sequence ATGAGAGATCATCTGGCCCTGGCGCGTGCCAGGCTGGCCCTTGCGCTGGCCCAATGGCCCTATCTGCTCCGCACCCTGGGCATGGTTTGGACTGCGGCCCGCCCCTGGACCCTGGCCTGGATCGGGCTGTTGATCCTCCAGGGGATCTTGCCGGTAGCGACGGTCTATCTGACCCGGGCTCTGGTGGACAACCTGGTGCTGGCTTTGGAGAACCAGGCCGGCTGGATGGCCTACGGAACGGTCCTTCCCCTGGCTGGGGGGCTGGTTGGGGTGTTGCTGTTGACCCGACTCCTGGCCTATGGGGCGGACTTCGTGCGAACGGCCCAGGCCGAGCTGGTCACCGATCACGTCAGCGCGCTGATCCATGACCAGTCCATGGCGGTGGATCTCTCCTTCTATGAGCGGGCCGAATATTACGATCGCCTCTACCGGGCCCAGTATCATGCCCTGGAACGGCCCCTCATCCTGCTGGAAAGCCTGGGGGCCGTGTTGCAAAATGGCCTGACCCTGGTGGCCATGGCTGCCGTGTTGCTCCCCTACGGCGTTGGCCTGCCCGTGGCGCTGGTGGCCAGCAGCCTGCCAGCCCTCTATGTCCTGTTGGAGCATCGTTATCGCTTCCATTGTTGGCGCCTGAAGAATACCGAGAACGAGCGACGAACCTGGTACTACAACTGGCTGCTGACGGATCGAGAGCCGGCGGCCGAGCTGCGCATGTTCGATCTGGGACCCCACTTCCAGTCCCGGTTTCAATCCCTCCGCCGGCAACTGCGAAACGAGCGGATCCGGCTGGCTTGGGATCAGGGCAAGGCCGAGGCGGTGGCCGGAACGGGTTCCCTCCTGATCATGGGCGGTGCCCTGGCCTGGATGCTCTGGAAAGTGATGCAGGGCCTCTTCAGCCTGGGGGATCTGGCCCTCTTCGCCCAGGCCTTTCAACAGGGCCAGCGCCTGATGGGAACCCTCTTTGAGAGCCTGGGCGACATTTACAGCAACAGCCTGTTTTTGAGTGACCTGTTCTCCTTCCTGGCACTGAAACCGGCTGTGGCCGACCCGGAGAAGCCGGTCGCCGTTCCGACCCCCCTGCGCCAAGGGATTCGCTTCGACGGCGTGACGTTTCGCTACCCGGGCAGTGCGCGCGCTGCCCTGAAGAACTTTCACCTGGAAATACCGGCCGGCCAGATTGTCGCCATCGTGGGGGCCAACGGTGCGGGCAAGAGCACCCTCATCCGCCTGCTCTGCCGCTTCTACGATCCCGATCCAGGCCGCATCCTGCTGGACGATGTGGATCTGCGTTGCTTCCGCCTGCAGGAGCTGCGACGCCAGATCACCGTTCTTTTTCAGGAGCCGATCCGATATCAGGATACCGCCCGGGAGAACATTGTCCTGGGCGATCGGCTGGCTGTGAATGGCTTCCCGGCCGTCCAGGCGGCTGCCCGCGCCGCCGGCGCAGACTCGTTCATCGCCGGGTTGCCCCATGGCTATGAAACGTTGCTGGGGCGCTGGTTTAAGGAGGGGTGCGAGCTCAGCGGCGGTGAGTGGCAGCGACTGGCCCTGGCCCGGGCCTACTGGCGCCTCGCCCCCATCCTCGTCCTGGACGAGCCCACCAGTGCCATGGATCCCTGGGCCGAGCACGACTGGCTGCAACGTTTTCGCCGCTTGGCGGCTGGCCGCACGGTTCTGATGATCACCCACCGCTTTACCACCGCCATGTACGCCGACATGATCCACGTGATGGAAGCCGGCCAGGTGGTCGAATCGGGCAGCCACGACCAGTTGCTGGCCCAGGGCGGCCGCTATGCCCGCTCCTGGCGGCAGCAGATGCAGGGCGTCTCCGACCTGAAGCCGGCCGGTCCTGGTGCCCTGGACATGGTTGCGGGGATTTAG
- a CDS encoding ABC transporter ATP-binding protein, with translation MSLRPDQNDTLLRVDNLQLHFRTSRGVVQAVDGVSFELRRNEAMVILGESGCGKTSLARALLRLLPRNVERFSGSITLNGQELMGLSDEEFRQQVRWLKISFVPQAAMNALNPVLKVGDQVAEPLMEHLRLGRQEALRRAAEAFTSVGVPADFLHRYAFELSGGMRQRVAIAMALVTNPDLIVLDEPTSALDVLTQANIMNVLKRIKQEYTTSYILITHDIGTSSELADRVATMYAGQIVELNDAAHFFSRPYHPYAQGLMASVPRLRQKQDPVFIPGQPPSLLQPPAGCRFAARCPARFEPCDQEPPLYEPGARQQVKCWLYAEERQPVPLYATPT, from the coding sequence GTGAGCTTGCGCCCGGATCAAAACGATACGCTTCTGCGGGTGGACAATCTGCAGCTTCACTTCCGGACCAGCCGTGGCGTGGTCCAGGCGGTGGATGGGGTGAGCTTTGAGTTGCGGCGTAACGAGGCCATGGTCATCCTGGGGGAATCGGGGTGCGGCAAGACATCCCTGGCCCGGGCCCTGTTGCGGCTGTTGCCCCGCAACGTGGAACGCTTCAGCGGCAGCATCACCCTGAACGGCCAGGAGCTGATGGGGCTGAGCGACGAAGAGTTCCGCCAGCAGGTGCGCTGGCTGAAGATCTCCTTCGTCCCCCAGGCGGCCATGAACGCCCTGAACCCGGTGCTGAAGGTGGGGGACCAGGTGGCCGAGCCCCTCATGGAGCACCTGCGCCTGGGCCGCCAGGAAGCCCTGCGCCGGGCCGCCGAGGCCTTCACCAGCGTGGGCGTCCCGGCCGATTTTCTCCACCGCTACGCCTTCGAGCTGAGCGGCGGCATGCGCCAGCGGGTGGCCATTGCCATGGCCCTGGTCACCAATCCGGACCTCATCGTGCTGGACGAGCCGACCTCGGCCCTGGACGTGCTGACCCAGGCCAACATCATGAATGTGCTCAAGCGCATCAAGCAGGAGTACACCACCAGCTACATCCTCATCACCCACGATATCGGCACCTCCAGCGAGCTGGCGGACCGGGTGGCCACCATGTACGCGGGCCAGATCGTGGAGTTGAACGACGCCGCCCATTTCTTCAGCCGGCCCTACCATCCCTACGCCCAGGGGCTCATGGCCAGCGTGCCCCGGCTGCGCCAGAAGCAGGACCCGGTCTTCATCCCCGGCCAGCCCCCCAGCCTGCTCCAGCCACCGGCTGGCTGCCGCTTCGCCGCACGCTGCCCGGCCCGCTTCGAGCCCTGCGACCAGGAGCCGCCCCTCTACGAGCCGGGCGCGCGGCAACAGGTCAAGTGCTGGCTCTATGCGGAAGAGCGCCAGCCCGTCCCCCTGTATGCCACGCCCACATGA